In a single window of the Candidatus Kaiserbacteria bacterium genome:
- a CDS encoding uL13 family ribosomal protein: MEKKEFIIDATGKRLGRVATEVASILLGKNTTHVAKNLVEPVTVKVTNASKLDISEKRGKEEFQSYSGYPGGRRVETLDHLGKRLGYAEVVTRVVKGMLPKNKLQTPRLHNLEVTE, from the coding sequence ATGGAAAAGAAAGAATTTATCATTGATGCAACAGGAAAGCGACTCGGTCGCGTAGCAACAGAAGTTGCGTCAATTTTGCTTGGAAAGAATACGACACATGTCGCCAAGAACCTCGTCGAGCCTGTCACCGTAAAGGTAACCAACGCTTCTAAACTCGATATTTCTGAGAAGCGTGGAAAGGAGGAGTTTCAGAGTTACTCTGGATACCCAGGAGGTCGTCGTGTGGAGACACTCGATCACCTTGGCAAGCGACTTGGCTACGCAGAAGTGGTAACGCGTGTGGTAAAGGGTATGCTCCCTAAGAACAAACTACAGACACCACGTCTCCATAATCTCGA
- the rplQ gene encoding 50S ribosomal protein L17 — MRHHSQNRTFGRSRSQRTALLRGLALSLIEHGKIHTTEAKAKELRPYVEKLITKGKNDTVASRRLVMSILGEPHTNVVSKLFSDVAKRYTERNGGYTRIIKLGETKAGRTEAYIELV; from the coding sequence ATGCGACACCACAGCCAAAACAGAACATTCGGACGATCACGCAGTCAGCGCACCGCGCTTCTTCGTGGTCTCGCACTTTCCCTCATTGAACACGGAAAGATACACACCACTGAGGCAAAAGCGAAAGAACTTCGCCCGTATGTCGAGAAACTTATCACAAAGGGTAAAAACGACACTGTCGCATCTCGCCGTCTCGTGATGAGTATTTTGGGAGAACCACACACCAATGTGGTCTCAAAGCTGTTTAGTGATGTGGCAAAAAGATACACAGAGCGTAACGGGGGATATACACGCATTATTAAATTAGGTGAAACAAAGGCAGGGCGCACAGAAGCGTACATTGAACTTGTATAA
- a CDS encoding DNA-directed RNA polymerase subunit alpha, which produces MLETNVALPSKPRVIKEEEFSGVFEIDGLYPGYGHTLGNSLRRIILSSLPGAAITQVKIEGVQHEFSTIAGIKEDVVTILLNLKRVRLLMHSDTPLTISLKASGAQVVTAAQISTPSQITILNPEQKIAEITEKGTTLDLEVTVEHGLGYVPREVHQKEKVDIGTIALDAVFTPIRRVNYEVENMRVGDRTDYNRLRVFIETDGTLTPRQALENSIEIMVHQLKAIIGFQDSIQRPTEAVRTDAEEVEDEVGEVDADVLKTRIETLDFSTRTLGALENANIRTLGGLVRKKKDDILALDGIGPKGVEELEAILAKMNLGFKE; this is translated from the coding sequence ATGCTTGAAACCAACGTCGCATTGCCATCAAAGCCACGAGTAATCAAAGAGGAAGAATTCTCTGGTGTTTTTGAGATTGATGGTCTGTACCCTGGGTACGGCCATACCCTTGGAAACTCACTTCGTCGCATCATTCTTTCATCACTCCCTGGTGCAGCTATTACCCAAGTCAAAATTGAAGGTGTACAACATGAGTTTTCTACGATTGCAGGCATAAAAGAGGATGTCGTGACGATTCTTTTGAATCTCAAACGTGTACGTCTTCTTATGCACAGCGATACACCACTCACCATTTCATTGAAGGCAAGCGGCGCGCAGGTGGTAACTGCGGCACAAATCAGCACTCCAAGTCAGATAACTATTCTTAACCCTGAACAAAAGATTGCTGAGATTACTGAGAAGGGAACAACGCTCGATCTTGAAGTGACTGTTGAACACGGACTTGGATACGTACCACGAGAGGTACACCAAAAAGAGAAGGTGGACATTGGTACTATTGCACTTGACGCTGTATTCACCCCGATTCGTCGTGTGAACTACGAGGTGGAGAATATGCGCGTTGGTGATCGTACTGATTACAACCGTCTCCGTGTCTTTATTGAGACCGATGGGACATTGACTCCACGTCAGGCCCTCGAAAACTCAATCGAGATTATGGTGCACCAGCTCAAGGCTATCATTGGCTTCCAAGATAGTATACAACGTCCAACTGAAGCAGTGCGTACCGACGCAGAAGAAGTAGAGGATGAGGTAGGAGAAGTAGATGCTGATGTGCTCAAGACACGCATCGAAACACTTGATTTTTCAACACGCACACTCGGTGCACTTGAGAATGCAAATATCAGAACGCTTGGTGGGCTTGTGCGAAAGAAAAAAGATGATATTCTAGCGCTCGATGGCATTGGTCCAAAAGGGGTAGAAGAACTTGAGGCTATCCTCGCCAAGATGAATTTAGGTTTTAAAGAATAA
- the rpsD gene encoding 30S ribosomal protein S4, which produces MIIGPKYKIAKRLGAPIFEKTQTQKFALSEARSARNKTRRPGMMSDYKKQLIEKQKMRFSYGISEKQLSGYVHDAVEQSNQPIGALIARLESRLDNVVYRLGFAKTRRLARQIVSHGHILVNGRRLNIPSHKVSIGSVISVREQSKQSPLFVVLGEALATQTAPHWLTLNAKELSGEKKAEPTYEPSETQFDPQQVLEYYSR; this is translated from the coding sequence ATGATAATTGGACCTAAATACAAAATTGCAAAGCGTCTCGGAGCACCAATCTTCGAAAAGACACAGACTCAAAAGTTTGCACTTTCAGAGGCTCGTTCAGCGCGCAACAAGACTCGTCGCCCAGGCATGATGTCTGACTACAAGAAGCAACTCATTGAAAAGCAAAAAATGCGTTTCAGTTACGGTATTTCTGAAAAGCAACTCTCTGGATATGTACATGATGCGGTAGAACAAAGCAATCAGCCTATTGGTGCGCTCATTGCTCGCCTTGAATCTCGTCTTGATAATGTAGTCTATCGTCTTGGTTTTGCAAAAACCAGACGTCTTGCACGTCAAATTGTTTCTCACGGTCATATTCTCGTCAATGGCCGACGCCTCAATATTCCCTCTCATAAGGTGAGTATTGGAAGCGTTATTTCTGTCCGTGAGCAAAGCAAACAATCTCCACTGTTTGTTGTCCTTGGTGAAGCGCTCGCAACACAGACCGCACCACACTGGCTTACTCTTAATGCGAAGGAGCTGTCCGGAGAGAAAAAAGCAGAACCGACCTATGAACCATCTGAAACACAGTTTGATCCTCAGCAAGTCCTTGAGTATTACAGTCGTTAA
- the rpsK gene encoding 30S ribosomal protein S11, with amino-acid sequence MGKKRIIKKGGNDSSASSRALARIPKKKVAIGTLNILATFNNTLLTLCDNKGNALIAASSGALGFKGSRKSTPFAAAKVGEILGEKATQMGMKDANVIIRGIGAGRESALRGFSSKGITITSIVDQTPVPHNGPRPPKPRRI; translated from the coding sequence ATGGGTAAGAAAAGAATTATCAAAAAAGGAGGAAACGATTCGAGTGCGTCATCACGCGCGCTTGCTCGTATTCCAAAAAAGAAAGTGGCTATCGGCACACTGAATATTCTTGCAACGTTCAACAATACACTCCTCACACTGTGTGACAACAAAGGAAATGCACTTATTGCTGCATCAAGTGGCGCACTTGGCTTCAAGGGTTCACGAAAAAGCACACCATTCGCAGCTGCAAAGGTTGGTGAAATTCTTGGCGAGAAAGCAACACAGATGGGCATGAAGGATGCCAATGTTATTATCCGCGGGATTGGCGCAGGTCGTGAGTCAGCACTCCGTGGTTTCTCAAGTAAAGGCATCACTATTACCAGCATCGTTGATCAGACACCGGTACCGCACAACGGTCCGCGTCCACCTAAGCCCCGACGAATCTAA
- the rpsM gene encoding 30S ribosomal protein S13, translated as MRISGITIPDTKHLEFGLTAVHGIGHSRAISILKELHIDLYKTTGDLTTDEENAIREKVESFTIEGELKREVSGNIKRLKDIQSYRGSRHAKRLPARGQRTKTNARTLKGVKKTMGSGRRKLEKT; from the coding sequence ATGAGAATTTCAGGTATTACAATTCCAGATACAAAGCATCTTGAGTTTGGCCTTACAGCCGTTCATGGCATTGGTCATTCTCGAGCTATTTCTATACTCAAGGAATTACACATTGATCTCTATAAGACAACAGGCGACCTTACCACTGATGAGGAGAACGCAATCCGTGAAAAGGTTGAGTCTTTCACCATTGAAGGTGAACTGAAGCGTGAAGTGAGCGGTAACATTAAGCGTCTCAAGGACATCCAGTCATACCGCGGTAGTCGCCACGCAAAGCGTTTGCCCGCACGTGGACAGCGTACAAAGACGAACGCGCGTACACTAAAAGGTGTTAAAAAGACTATGGGATCTGGTCGCCGTAAGCTCGAAAAGACTTAA
- the rpmJ gene encoding 50S ribosomal protein L36 — protein sequence MKVRSSVKKISPDDKIVRRRGHVYVINKKKPRNKQRQG from the coding sequence ATGAAAGTTCGATCATCAGTCAAAAAAATTAGTCCAGACGACAAGATTGTCCGCCGTCGCGGTCATGTGTATGTTATTAACAAAAAGAAACCTCGTAATAAGCAACGACAAGGATAA
- the infA gene encoding translation initiation factor IF-1, with protein MQEKSDKEQLVYGTVEEALPNALFRVLLDGAETPIIAYLAGKMRKFKIRVLVGDRVAVVPEPYGGKARISKRL; from the coding sequence ATGCAAGAAAAATCAGACAAAGAACAACTCGTCTATGGAACTGTAGAGGAGGCGCTCCCTAATGCGCTTTTTCGAGTTTTACTGGATGGAGCTGAGACACCGATAATTGCGTACCTAGCAGGGAAAATGCGAAAATTTAAAATTCGTGTTCTCGTTGGAGACAGGGTAGCAGTAGTTCCTGAACCATACGGTGGAAAAGCACGAATCTCTAAACGCCTTTAA
- a CDS encoding alanine--tRNA ligase, with amino-acid sequence MSGNEIRAKYLAYMEKRGHAIIPSSALIPENDPTTLFTGSGMQPLVPFLMGEEHPMGTRLADSQKCFRAEDIEEVGDNRHTTFFEMLGNWSLGDYFKNEQIPWIYGFLVEEIKLNPENIYVSVFAGDETNNVPRDTVAAELWQGLFAVRNITNGVAFMGSEREGGERGMKDGERIFYYDASKNWWSRAGKPEKMPIGEIGGPDTEMFYDFGTPHDEKFGPHCHPNCDCGRFLEIGNSVFIEYIKAEDGTFQKLPKQNVDFGGGLERMAAAANGNGDVFTIDLLQNVVTKIEELSGKKYTEHQMAFRVITDHIRGAVFMISEAIYPANSEQGYFTRRLLRRAVRYADIVGVPNGELKLLAKSVIDTYKEHYTKIAEHEADIIDTIHGEEVQFRKTLENGLKEFNKIALKVTLPIKREEGKVVVDRSKKIIPQKFITGENAFNLFTTYGFPIELTIEIAKERGMTVAMGEFKKLMEEHRELSRAGAEQKFKGGLADHSDTVVMYHTATHLLLAGLRNELGTGVHQAGSNITGERLRFDFTYNEKVSPDVLTRVEAFVNEAITHNAKVRVDTLSKTEAENDPSIEGSFWEKYPDQVKVYSIVGDTGVVYSRELCGGPHVETTGAITGTFKIQKEESSSRGVRRIKAVLE; translated from the coding sequence ATGTCTGGAAATGAAATTAGAGCAAAATATCTTGCGTATATGGAAAAGCGGGGGCATGCGATTATCCCATCCTCAGCGCTCATTCCTGAGAATGACCCAACCACGCTTTTTACCGGTAGTGGCATGCAACCACTCGTGCCTTTTCTTATGGGAGAAGAACACCCTATGGGCACACGCCTCGCCGATTCACAAAAGTGTTTTCGCGCAGAGGACATCGAGGAAGTTGGTGACAATCGCCACACCACATTCTTCGAGATGTTGGGCAACTGGTCTTTAGGTGACTACTTCAAAAACGAGCAAATTCCCTGGATCTACGGATTTCTTGTAGAGGAAATCAAACTCAATCCGGAAAATATCTATGTGTCGGTATTTGCAGGCGATGAAACAAACAACGTGCCCCGCGACACCGTGGCTGCTGAACTCTGGCAAGGACTTTTCGCTGTGCGTAATATCACCAATGGCGTTGCATTCATGGGTTCCGAAAGGGAGGGTGGGGAACGTGGCATGAAGGACGGCGAACGCATTTTCTATTACGATGCATCAAAAAATTGGTGGAGCAGAGCAGGAAAGCCAGAGAAAATGCCTATTGGTGAAATAGGCGGTCCTGATACTGAGATGTTTTATGACTTTGGGACACCCCACGATGAAAAATTTGGCCCACACTGCCATCCCAATTGTGATTGCGGACGTTTTCTTGAAATTGGTAATTCTGTCTTTATCGAATACATCAAAGCCGAAGACGGTACGTTCCAAAAACTTCCAAAGCAGAATGTTGATTTTGGTGGTGGACTCGAGCGCATGGCTGCGGCAGCTAATGGTAATGGAGATGTGTTCACCATCGACCTCCTTCAAAATGTAGTTACTAAAATTGAGGAACTCTCGGGTAAAAAGTATACAGAGCATCAGATGGCGTTCCGCGTCATTACCGATCATATTCGCGGAGCAGTTTTTATGATAAGCGAGGCAATTTATCCTGCCAACTCAGAGCAGGGTTACTTTACACGTCGTCTTTTGCGAAGAGCGGTACGCTATGCAGATATTGTAGGTGTCCCAAACGGTGAATTAAAACTTCTTGCAAAAAGTGTTATTGATACGTACAAGGAGCATTACACAAAGATAGCTGAACATGAAGCCGATATTATCGACACCATCCATGGAGAAGAAGTGCAGTTTAGAAAAACACTGGAAAATGGGTTGAAAGAATTCAATAAAATTGCACTCAAAGTCACTCTCCCCATAAAACGTGAAGAAGGAAAGGTGGTTGTGGATAGAAGCAAGAAAATTATCCCTCAAAAGTTTATTACGGGCGAAAATGCTTTTAATCTCTTTACTACCTACGGCTTCCCGATTGAACTCACTATAGAAATTGCAAAAGAGCGGGGTATGACTGTTGCGATGGGTGAATTCAAAAAACTCATGGAGGAACATCGTGAACTCTCGCGTGCGGGTGCAGAGCAAAAGTTTAAAGGAGGACTTGCCGACCATTCAGATACTGTAGTCATGTACCATACCGCCACCCATCTTCTTCTTGCGGGACTTCGAAATGAACTCGGGACGGGTGTGCATCAGGCGGGCTCTAATATTACTGGTGAACGTCTTCGTTTTGACTTCACCTATAATGAAAAGGTTTCTCCAGATGTACTCACGCGTGTCGAGGCATTTGTGAATGAAGCAATTACACACAACGCAAAAGTACGTGTTGACACACTCTCAAAAACTGAAGCAGAAAACGACCCAAGTATCGAAGGAAGTTTCTGGGAGAAGTATCCCGATCAAGTAAAGGTCTATTCAATCGTAGGCGATACCGGTGTCGTGTACTCTCGCGAACTCTGTGGTGGCCCACACGTAGAAACGACAGGCGCAATCACCGGCACCTTTAAAATTCAAAAAGAAGAGTCTTCCTCTCGTGGTGTAAGGCGCATAAAAGCAGTGCTCGAATAA
- a CDS encoding Zn-dependent oligopeptidase — translation MSKKSVLNTKAQLDPKDLPVKTLSKSDFAWVDWQPKHFRNFPNKAISELKNDYDVIKKIPSSERTFENTVCALEQCGREYGQKIHYVGFLSEVSPKKSVREMAHKVTEEFSHLIVDVVYDEGIYRALCEYAEKKEKLHGEDKILFDDTMRGYRRMGFGLPKRKQEVLKKNLKELSRLSITFRKNINDYKDYITLTADEAIGLSNRFLSSLKKDSRGRYLVSLEYPEIGPFLENSPNDLKRKEIVDKNARKGGPANIKLLKRIIALRQANAKLLDYKTFAHYAIEERMAKTPENVMKFLNSIVKKVEKGAQNDKNELLSFKREFTKNPRVSIEYYDSYYVNQLQKQKYSVDSEKIREYFPFEKVREGVFGTYQKLFSVKFERVLDYPLWHPDVELYAITENKKILAYFSMDLFPRDGKYGHAAAFDLIDGRVKEGHYIAPLAALVCNFSKPSKENPSLLSHDEVETFFHEFGHIMHDVLTKTRYESQAGFHVAWDFVEMPSQMLENWGWNKDILRKISGHYKTNARLPEMLITNMLRAQKFRISTMYLRQMLLSLFDMKLHFERAPGAPQEIYRQMVKDIVGHTLPKTQLFPAGFGHIVGGYEAGYYSYAWAKVYAQDMFTRFESEGILNTKTGNDYRTWILEKGGSIDEMTLIKKFLGRAPNNKAFLKYISQDRA, via the coding sequence ATGTCGAAAAAAAGCGTACTGAATACTAAGGCACAATTAGACCCAAAAGATTTACCCGTAAAAACACTGAGCAAAAGTGATTTTGCGTGGGTTGATTGGCAACCAAAACATTTTAGAAATTTTCCTAATAAAGCAATTTCTGAACTAAAGAATGATTACGATGTTATAAAGAAAATTCCATCTTCTGAACGTACATTTGAAAATACTGTATGTGCGTTGGAACAATGTGGTCGTGAATATGGCCAGAAAATTCATTACGTAGGCTTTTTGTCTGAAGTATCACCTAAAAAATCAGTTCGAGAAATGGCTCACAAGGTTACTGAAGAATTTTCGCACTTGATTGTTGATGTCGTGTACGACGAGGGTATCTATAGAGCACTGTGTGAGTACGCTGAAAAAAAAGAAAAACTTCACGGCGAAGACAAAATTCTTTTTGACGATACTATGCGTGGGTATCGTCGTATGGGCTTTGGTCTACCGAAGAGAAAACAAGAAGTACTTAAGAAAAATCTCAAGGAACTTTCTCGACTTTCAATTACCTTTAGAAAAAACATCAATGATTACAAAGACTATATTACACTCACTGCCGATGAGGCTATCGGCCTTTCGAATAGATTTCTTTCTAGTCTCAAAAAAGACAGCAGGGGGAGATATCTTGTGTCACTTGAGTATCCAGAAATTGGACCATTTTTGGAGAATTCTCCAAATGATTTAAAACGCAAGGAAATTGTTGATAAAAATGCACGAAAGGGGGGACCAGCAAACATCAAGCTCCTTAAGCGAATCATAGCTTTACGTCAAGCAAATGCGAAATTGCTGGACTATAAAACATTTGCACACTATGCAATAGAGGAGCGTATGGCAAAAACACCTGAAAACGTCATGAAGTTTCTCAATAGTATTGTGAAAAAAGTTGAAAAAGGTGCACAAAATGACAAGAACGAACTACTTTCGTTCAAGCGAGAATTTACAAAAAACCCTCGTGTCTCAATTGAATACTACGATTCGTATTATGTGAATCAACTACAAAAGCAAAAGTATTCTGTTGATTCAGAGAAAATTCGTGAGTATTTTCCTTTTGAAAAGGTGCGGGAAGGAGTTTTTGGAACATACCAGAAACTTTTCAGTGTAAAATTTGAAAGAGTTTTAGACTATCCTCTCTGGCACCCTGATGTTGAACTTTATGCTATTACTGAGAACAAAAAGATACTTGCATATTTTTCTATGGATCTTTTCCCCCGCGATGGAAAGTACGGACATGCTGCAGCATTTGACCTTATTGACGGCAGAGTCAAAGAGGGGCACTACATTGCTCCTCTTGCTGCACTTGTCTGTAATTTTTCAAAACCATCCAAAGAAAACCCATCTCTACTTTCGCATGATGAGGTTGAAACATTTTTTCACGAATTTGGACACATTATGCATGATGTACTTACGAAGACACGATACGAGTCGCAAGCTGGTTTTCATGTGGCGTGGGATTTCGTGGAAATGCCCTCACAAATGCTCGAGAACTGGGGGTGGAACAAAGATATTCTCAGAAAAATCTCTGGACATTATAAAACAAATGCACGATTACCAGAGATGTTAATTACAAACATGTTACGTGCACAAAAATTTAGAATTTCAACGATGTACTTGCGACAAATGCTTTTGTCTCTTTTTGACATGAAATTGCATTTTGAAAGAGCACCGGGTGCTCCACAAGAAATTTATCGTCAAATGGTAAAAGATATAGTTGGTCATACTCTACCTAAAACTCAACTTTTTCCAGCAGGATTCGGTCATATCGTCGGAGGATATGAGGCTGGGTACTATTCGTATGCGTGGGCAAAAGTGTATGCACAGGATATGTTTACAAGATTTGAAAGTGAAGGAATCCTTAACACAAAAACAGGGAATGACTACCGCACATGGATTTTGGAAAAAGGAGGCTCTATCGATGAAATGACCTTAATCAAAAAATTTCTTGGTAGAGCACCAAACAATAAAGCATTTCTAAAGTACATTAGCCAAGACCGTGCATAG
- a CDS encoding bifunctional (p)ppGpp synthetase/guanosine-3',5'-bis(diphosphate) 3'-pyrophosphohydrolase produces MAYSYAIEQAIKAASVLHKDQVRKGSVPYPYVTHLFAVATIVADYTTDEDTIVAALLHDTLEDTDYTEKELEDDFGGAVRDIVVALTEPPVSDYDRKNIFFQKKEYLKQIKDASERALIVVAADKIHNMRSIVEEYFDDHSSFLSHFGTHIEDRLMVYQEISNVLNRRLKNQILSEFNSVFTEYKNFLHDVEKKRTEY; encoded by the coding sequence GTGGCCTACTCGTACGCAATAGAACAAGCAATTAAGGCTGCTTCAGTGCTTCACAAAGACCAGGTACGGAAGGGAAGTGTGCCGTATCCCTATGTCACGCATCTTTTTGCTGTGGCAACTATTGTGGCAGACTATACTACTGATGAGGATACTATTGTGGCTGCACTTCTCCATGATACGCTCGAGGATACTGACTACACAGAAAAGGAACTCGAGGACGACTTTGGTGGTGCAGTACGAGATATTGTTGTAGCACTCACTGAACCCCCTGTTTCCGATTACGATCGAAAAAATATCTTTTTCCAAAAAAAAGAGTACTTAAAACAAATTAAAGACGCATCGGAACGAGCACTCATTGTGGTTGCAGCTGATAAAATCCACAATATGCGTTCTATAGTTGAGGAGTATTTCGATGATCACTCATCATTTTTGTCTCACTTTGGTACACATATTGAAGATAGGCTCATGGTATACCAAGAAATTAGCAATGTGCTCAACAGACGTCTCAAAAATCAAATTCTCTCAGAGTTTAACAGCGTATTTACTGAATACAAAAACTTCTTACACGATGTCGAAAAAAAGCGTACTGAATACTAA
- a CDS encoding PD-(D/E)XK nuclease family protein: protein MGTFVKKYNPNRNADWNYGGSKWRLSRSKIDLFVECPRCFYIDNKLGTARPRGPAFTLNVAVDALFKKEFDVYRASQTAHPLMEKYHIDAVPFAHKHMDIWRDNFEGIAYVDPETKLTISGAVDDIWLRRDGKLIVVDYKATAKEGTILTLADSSWEAQYKRQIGVYQWLFTKNGFEVDETGYFVYANGQSNKDGFHDTLHFETTVVPCKGENDWLPPTLIEIKGCLDSEVFPKSGDACEFCPYRESCGRKLQEIHKNAQK, encoded by the coding sequence ATGGGAACATTTGTAAAAAAGTATAATCCAAACAGAAATGCAGATTGGAATTACGGAGGATCAAAGTGGCGACTTTCACGCTCAAAAATTGATTTATTTGTAGAATGTCCACGATGCTTCTATATTGACAATAAACTCGGTACTGCACGTCCGCGTGGGCCAGCATTTACTCTTAATGTAGCGGTAGATGCTCTTTTCAAGAAAGAGTTTGATGTATACCGTGCTTCACAGACGGCTCATCCACTTATGGAAAAATACCACATCGATGCAGTACCCTTTGCCCATAAGCATATGGATATATGGCGAGACAACTTCGAAGGTATTGCATATGTTGATCCAGAAACTAAACTGACGATTTCAGGTGCAGTAGATGACATTTGGCTTAGGCGAGACGGTAAACTTATTGTTGTCGATTATAAAGCAACTGCAAAGGAGGGAACCATTCTGACACTTGCTGATTCTTCGTGGGAAGCACAGTACAAACGTCAGATAGGTGTCTATCAATGGCTTTTCACAAAGAATGGTTTTGAAGTGGACGAGACTGGATACTTTGTGTATGCAAATGGTCAAAGCAACAAAGATGGCTTCCATGATACACTTCATTTTGAAACTACCGTAGTACCATGCAAAGGAGAAAATGACTGGCTTCCGCCCACACTTATAGAGATTAAGGGGTGTTTAGATTCTGAGGTGTTTCCAAAGTCTGGAGATGCGTGCGAATTTTGCCCCTACCGTGAGTCATGTGGTCGAAAGCTTCAAGAAATTCATAAAAATGCCCAGAAATAA
- a CDS encoding ATPase, which yields MIITKADGTTEEFKSHKLISSLKRAGARPEEIMRILMEVETSLKEGMKTQLIYQKAFQLLRESDDPVAAKYSLRRAVFSLGPTGFPFEDFLGKIFEAEGYTTKRRLVLRGKCAVHEVDLAAYSPSETFIAEAKFHAKPGIKSDLQVAMYSYARYLDLQSARIGKHDTNGIVALYLITNTKFTNAAIKYAECSGIKLLSWDYPKHDSLHKKIERLGTYPITVLTHLSTGQKQYLLQHGFILCSDISKNPSVLHELGLPKQKFDAVLHEASSLCGSK from the coding sequence ATGATAATCACAAAAGCCGATGGCACAACTGAAGAATTTAAGTCACATAAACTTATATCTTCTCTTAAGAGAGCCGGTGCGCGACCGGAGGAAATCATGCGTATTTTGATGGAAGTAGAGACATCACTTAAGGAAGGCATGAAAACGCAATTGATTTATCAAAAAGCATTTCAGTTACTCCGTGAAAGTGATGATCCTGTTGCGGCAAAATACTCACTACGCCGTGCAGTATTCAGCCTTGGCCCTACGGGTTTCCCCTTTGAAGATTTTCTTGGAAAAATTTTTGAAGCAGAAGGGTACACGACAAAGCGTCGTCTTGTCCTACGAGGAAAATGTGCAGTACATGAAGTTGACCTTGCTGCTTATTCGCCCTCAGAAACATTCATTGCAGAAGCAAAATTTCATGCAAAGCCAGGTATCAAATCTGATTTGCAGGTAGCAATGTACTCATATGCGCGCTATCTTGATTTACAATCTGCACGCATTGGAAAACACGACACTAATGGTATTGTTGCCCTGTACCTCATCACCAACACAAAATTCACAAATGCTGCTATAAAGTATGCTGAGTGTAGTGGAATCAAATTACTCAGTTGGGATTATCCCAAGCATGATTCACTCCACAAAAAAATTGAGCGACTTGGCACATATCCAATTACAGTGCTCACACATTTGAGTACCGGGCAGAAACAGTACTTGCTTCAGCATGGATTCATCTTGTGCTCTGATATTAGTAAAAACCCTTCTGTTTTACACGAACTCGGGTTGCCAAAACAAAAATTTGATGCTGTGCTCCACGAAGCATCATCACTCTGTGGCTCAAAATAA